CACCCCGGCGCACACGCTCAGCACCGAATCCATCGCCATGTACATGGGCCGCCTCACGCGCGACCCCGCGTGGCTACGCGAGGTGATGGGCGCGACCCTGAGCGAGGAGGACGCGGCGGACATTCGCGCGCAGCTCCGCGCCAGCATGCTCGTGGCGACGCGGTGGATGCTGGTGATGGTGTACTTCGAGCGCGAGCTGTACCGGAACCCCGACCGGCCGGACCTGAACGCGCTCTGGTGGGACCTGGTGGAGCGCATCCAGCTCGTCCGCCGGCCGGACGGGCGCGACGAGCCGGACTGGGCGGCGAAGATCCACCTGTCGCTCTCGCCCGTGTACTACCACAACTACCTGCTGGGCGAGCTGATGGCCTCGCAGATCTACGCCGCGTCGCGCCGCGGGGTGCCGGAGGGGCGCAGCGTGGCGGGGCAGGAGTCGGTGGGCCGGTTCCTCCGGGAGCGCATCTTCTCGCCCGGCGCGTCGCTGGACTGGAGCGGCCTGCTCGTCCACGCCACCGGCGAGGAGCTGGCCCCGCGCTACTTCGTGGACCAGTTCGTCCACGCCCGATCCTGAGCAGAACCCGCTTCCTTCGGAGACGAGCGGATCGATGGCGGGAAACGTGCAACACGGCGGGGCCGAGGATCATCATCCTCAGCCCCGCCGATTTTGCGTTCACGTTCAGCGGACCGGGCTGATCGTGGTCGATGGTGAGACGAGGTCCGAGGTGTGTCGGCTCTGAACGACTGCCGCGGATCTTGTGAGAGCCGGAGGGTTCGGAGCGCGCGGAGACGGTGCCGCCTCCGCCATACCCTCCACCGCAGGGCCCGAGAGGGAGCTACTTTGTTGCACGAGCCGGGTTTGGGTGTTATCTAACGTCAATGCGGCGCGTTCGGCAGACCGCAAAGGCAGCGAAAATCCTCCAGCTCGAATCCGAATCCTCCTTCCGAAGTCAGTTCCGCGAGAGCGGTCCGGGAGGGGTCCTTCCCGCCGCGACGGCGATTCGGGCGACTGGAGAGCACGAGCGGCGCCCGATTGCGATCTCCCGCGCGCCGGGTGTTCCGCACGGGCGGGGGGATGCTCCGGCGCCCGAGGCGTTCTCGGCCAGGCGGCGCGGGGCTGCGCGACCAAGGTTCGCGGCGTCACCATGAACCTGGCCGGCAGTATGCAGGCGTGATCTGTTTCGCGTGTTCCTACGCAGGCGCACGGACCGAGGGAGAGGTGAGATGAGCTTGTGGGACGACAACGCCCCGCCCCCGCCCGGCGGCGCGGAGCAGGCCGGGGGCGAACCTGGCGGGAGCCTGGCCACCGACGGCTCCGGGCTCTACCGTCTGCTGGTGGAGAGCGTGCAGGACTACGCCATCTTCGCGCTCGACACCGACGGCCGCATCCTGAGCTGGAACGCCGGCGCCGAGCGCCTCAAGGGCTATCGCCCCGCCGAGATCATCGGGCAGCACTTCTCCGTCTTCTACCCGCCCGAGGACCTGGCCGCCGGCAAGCCCGAGCGCGAGCTGCGCGACGCCGCACGCGACGGCCGCGTCGAGGACGAGGGCTGGCGGGTACGCAAGGACGGCTCGTGGTTCTGGAGCAACGTGGTCATCACCGCGCTGCGCGACGAGGCCGGCGCGCTGGTGGGCTACGCCAAGGTCACGCGCGACCTCACCGAGCGCCGCCGCGCCACCGAGATGCTGCGCCAGAGCGAGGAGCGCTTCCGGCTTTTGGTGCAGAACGTGAAGGACTACGCCATCTTCATGCTCGACCCGCAGGGCTACGTGGCGAGCTGGAACGAGGGCGCACAGCGCATCAAGGGCTACACCAGGGACGAGATCGTGGGGCGGCACTTCTCCACCTTCTACCCCGCCGTGGACCTGGCGGCCGGCAAGCCCGCCTGGGAGCTGGAGATCGCCAAGGCCGAGGGGAAGTACGAGGAGGAGGGATGGCGCATCCGCAAGGACGGTTCGCGCTTCTGGGCAAGCGTGCTCATCACCGCCGTGTACGGCGACCGTGGCGACCTGCTGGGCTTCGCCAAGGTGACGCGCGACCTCACCGAGCGCCGCGCGACCGAACTGCGCATGGTGGCGGACGCCCGCCGCCTCGCCGAGGCCGAGGCTTCCAGCCGCACCAAGAGCGAGTTCCTTACCTCGCTGTCGCACGAGCTGCGCACGCCCATCAACGCCACGCTGGGCTACGCCGAGCTGATCGAGATGGGCGTGGGCGGGCCCGTGACCGTGCAGCAGGGCGAGTACCTGGCGCGGATCCGGGCCACGCAGCAGCACCTGCTGGGCATCATCAACGACCTGCTCAACTACAGCCGCATCGAGGCGGGGCAGGTGGAGTACGAGCTGGGGCCGGTAGCGGTGCATCAGGTCGTGGAGACGGTGGCGCCCATGCTGGAGCCGCAGGCGAAGGCCAAGGGGGTCACCATCGGCCACGGCCCGTGCCCGGACGGGCTGGTGGGCCGTGCGGACCGGGCCAAAACCGAGCAGATCGTGCTGAACCTGATGGGCAACGCGGTGAAGTTCACGCCCGCGGGCGGCCACGTTCGCGTGAGCTGCGGCGCGCGGGGAGACCTGGTCTACATCGAGGTGGCGGACACGGGCGGCGGCATTCCGGCAGACCAGCACACCGCCATCTTCGAGCCCTTCGTTCAGCTCGGCCGCTCGCTCACGAGCGGGCACGAGGGCACCGGCCTGGGCCTGGCCATCAGCCGCGACCTAGCGCGCGCCATGGACGGCGACCTCATCGTGGAAAGCACCCCCGGGAAAGGCGCGACGTTCACGCTGACGCTTCGGGGGATGTAGAGCAGCCCTGCCCGGCCGAGAAGCAAAGTGACCCTCCTCCAGAGCAGCCGGGAGAGGGTCGATTCGTGTGTGGTAGCCGCCCGCCTGGGGATCCGGCGCGGCCGTCATTGCACCTGAAGGCGCGGGCTACGACGGTGCGAAGACCGCGTTCGCGGGCTGCTCCGGGAGCGCGCCTCGCATCGGGAGACGTAGCGCGTGGAGGATCGATCGATTCGCTTGGGATCGTTGGATGCGAGCCGTGGCTGGCGGCTAGGCCGTCTCGGCGTCCTCGGGCACCTCTTCGGGGACGGGGAGGGTGAAGCGGATGGTGGTGCCGTGGCCGACCTCGCTGGTGGCCTCCACGGTGCCGCCGTGGCGCTCGATGAGGTGGCGGACGATGGAGAGCCCCAGCCCGGTCCCGCCCTCGGCCCGCGACCGCGCCGTGTCCGCGCGGTAGAAGCGCTCGAAGATGCGCGGCAGGTGCGCCGCCGGGATCCCGGAGCCCGTGTCGCTCACCTCGATGGCGACCCACGACTGCTCCGCATCTCCCGAAGCCACCGACCGCTCCGCATCTTCCGCGATGCCGTTCCGCCCCGCATCCCCCGAAAATCCGGCATCCGCCGGGCGCGCCGCGTCTGCCGAACGCGCCGTCTCGCCCAGTCGGCCCGCATCGTCAGACCCTGCCGCATCCCCCGTCCGTCCTGCATCTCCCAACCGTTTCGCCGGCGTCGGAAGGGCGACGGTGGATGCGGCCTTCCCTGCACTGCCGTTGCCACCGTTCGCGACAGACGGACCCGCTCCGTTGGCCGGGAAGGCACCGGGGCCTTGGGCCGGGACGGCGCGGACGCGGATGGTGCCGCCGGGGGGAAGGTAGCGCAGGCTGTTGCTGAAGAGATTGGACAGCACCTGCCGCAGCGCGGACGGATCGGCGGAGACGTACTCGGCCTCCGGGGCGCCTTCGATGGCGAAGCGCGCGTCCTTGCGGGCCGCGTCGGCCGCGAAGGGGGCCCAGGCCTCGGCGGCGACCTCGGGGACGGAGAGGATCTCCGGGTGCACGCGCCAGCCGCCGGACTCCAGGCGCGACAGGTCCAGCAGGTCGTCCACGATGCGCTGCAGCCGGTCGGCGTTGTCCTTGACGGTGCCCGCGAACTGGCGGCGAAGGTCGGGCGGCAGCGAGTCGTCCAGCAGCGTCTCGCTGTAGCCGCGGATCACGGTGAGCGGCGTCTTCAGCTCGTGCGAGGCGTTGGCCACGAAGTCGCGCCGCACCCCCTCCAGCCGCCGCAGCTCCGACACGTCCAGGAACACCATCACCGCGCCCCCGCCGGGCAGCGGCTGCGCGGTGGCCAGCAGCTGCCGGTCCGCGTCGGCCATCTCGGTGGGCGCGCCGGCGCGGCCTTCCATGGCGTGGCCCAGCAGCTCGCGGAAAGCGGGCTGCCGCGTGACCGTCTCGGGGTCGATGCCGCGCGGGTTCCCGGCGATCGAGAAGATGCGGCGCGCCGCGGGATTGGCGCGGCGCACCCGCCCGTCGCGGCCCACAGCGATCACGCCCTCGGACATGGCGTCGATCAGCGCCTGCACGTCGGCCCGCTCGCCCTCCAGCTGGCCCAGCCGGCGCTGTAGCTCGGCCGCCAGCGTGTCGAGCGCGTCGGCCAGCTCGCCCAGCTCGTCGTGGTCGTGCAGCGGCGAGCGGCGGTCCAGGTCGCCCGCCGCCATGGCCCGCGCCACGCCCGCAAGCTGCCGCAGCGGCCGCGTGACCGCGATGCTGAAGCCGAACGAGAGCAGCCCGGTGAGCACCAGCGCCACCAGCCCCACGCCGAAGATGCCGTTCTGCACCCTGCGAACCGCGGCGTGCATCTCGTCGAGCGTCACCGCCACGCGGATCGCCTCGCCGTGCGGGCCGGGCGCGGCCACGTACATCTGCTCGCTGCCCAGGGAGTGGCTGCGCCGCACGTCCTGCCCGATGCGGCCGGCCAGCGCGGCGGCCACCTCGGGCCGGTGCGCGTGGTTCTCCAGCGCGCGCAGGTCCGCGCCGTCCACCCGCGAGTCGCCCAGCACGCGCCCTGTGCGGTCGATGATGGTGACGCGGCGGCCGCTCAGGTTGCCCAGCCAGTCGGCGAGCGAGTCCGGCGGGAGGCCGGCGTTCTGCGCGACCATGGCGCGCGCAAGCACCACCTCGCGGCGCATGTCGGCCGCCACCATCTCCATCAGGTGGCTGCGCAGCGTGCTGCCCACGCCGAAGGTGAGCGCGCCCACCACGGCGGCGGTGATGGCGAGGTAGCTGAGGAAGAGCTTCTGGTCTGCCCTGAGACGCACCGCACCTGCTCCTTGCGAGGGCGCGCGGGTGAGGCGCGAGGGGAACTTCGGGAGGGGGACGACGTGAGATGCGCGGCCGGCGGAGATCGTCCACCGCCCACGCATCCGCGGTGGTGCGTCAGGCGCGGGCCAGGCCGCCGTCCGCGCGGAAGCGGTAGCCGAAGCCGCGCACCGTCTCGATCCAGTCGGCCTCGCCCTCCAGCTTGTTGCGCAGCCGCTGGACGTGCATGTCCACCGTGCGCGTGGCGATGTTGGCCGTGACCTCCCACACCGCCTCCAGCAGCTGGCGGCGGCTCTGCACGCGGCCGCGGCGCTCCATGAGGGTGAGGAGCAGCTTGTACTCGGTGGGCGTCAGGTCCAGCTCGCGGCCGTCCACCTCGGCGCGGGTGGCGCCGGTGTCCACCGTGAAGGGGCCCACGCGCACCACCTTGCCGCCCTTGTTGGCGGGCGGCGCCTGCTGCACGCGCCGCAGCACCGCGCCCACGCGCAGGATCAGCTCCTGCGGCGAGAACGGCTTGGCCACGTAGTCGTCGGCCCCCAGCCGCAGCCCGGCGATGCGGTCCTGCTCCTCG
This genomic window from Longimicrobiaceae bacterium contains:
- a CDS encoding PAS domain-containing sensor histidine kinase, with translation MSLWDDNAPPPPGGAEQAGGEPGGSLATDGSGLYRLLVESVQDYAIFALDTDGRILSWNAGAERLKGYRPAEIIGQHFSVFYPPEDLAAGKPERELRDAARDGRVEDEGWRVRKDGSWFWSNVVITALRDEAGALVGYAKVTRDLTERRRATEMLRQSEERFRLLVQNVKDYAIFMLDPQGYVASWNEGAQRIKGYTRDEIVGRHFSTFYPAVDLAAGKPAWELEIAKAEGKYEEEGWRIRKDGSRFWASVLITAVYGDRGDLLGFAKVTRDLTERRATELRMVADARRLAEAEASSRTKSEFLTSLSHELRTPINATLGYAELIEMGVGGPVTVQQGEYLARIRATQQHLLGIINDLLNYSRIEAGQVEYELGPVAVHQVVETVAPMLEPQAKAKGVTIGHGPCPDGLVGRADRAKTEQIVLNLMGNAVKFTPAGGHVRVSCGARGDLVYIEVADTGGGIPADQHTAIFEPFVQLGRSLTSGHEGTGLGLAISRDLARAMDGDLIVESTPGKGATFTLTLRGM
- a CDS encoding ATP-binding protein, with the translated sequence MRLRADQKLFLSYLAITAAVVGALTFGVGSTLRSHLMEMVAADMRREVVLARAMVAQNAGLPPDSLADWLGNLSGRRVTIIDRTGRVLGDSRVDGADLRALENHAHRPEVAAALAGRIGQDVRRSHSLGSEQMYVAAPGPHGEAIRVAVTLDEMHAAVRRVQNGIFGVGLVALVLTGLLSFGFSIAVTRPLRQLAGVARAMAAGDLDRRSPLHDHDELGELADALDTLAAELQRRLGQLEGERADVQALIDAMSEGVIAVGRDGRVRRANPAARRIFSIAGNPRGIDPETVTRQPAFRELLGHAMEGRAGAPTEMADADRQLLATAQPLPGGGAVMVFLDVSELRRLEGVRRDFVANASHELKTPLTVIRGYSETLLDDSLPPDLRRQFAGTVKDNADRLQRIVDDLLDLSRLESGGWRVHPEILSVPEVAAEAWAPFAADAARKDARFAIEGAPEAEYVSADPSALRQVLSNLFSNSLRYLPPGGTIRVRAVPAQGPGAFPANGAGPSVANGGNGSAGKAASTVALPTPAKRLGDAGRTGDAAGSDDAGRLGETARSADAARPADAGFSGDAGRNGIAEDAERSVASGDAEQSWVAIEVSDTGSGIPAAHLPRIFERFYRADTARSRAEGGTGLGLSIVRHLIERHGGTVEATSEVGHGTTIRFTLPVPEEVPEDAETA
- a CDS encoding response regulator transcription factor yields the protein MTAHILVVDDEPDISALVAYHLARESYRVRTAASGPEAIRAAELERPDLIVLDLMLPGMSGLQVLEELRRRPETQEIPVILLTARREEQDRIAGLRLGADDYVAKPFSPQELILRVGAVLRRVQQAPPANKGGKVVRVGPFTVDTGATRAEVDGRELDLTPTEYKLLLTLMERRGRVQSRRQLLEAVWEVTANIATRTVDMHVQRLRNKLEGEADWIETVRGFGYRFRADGGLARA